One part of the Thermococcus radiotolerans genome encodes these proteins:
- a CDS encoding winged helix-turn-helix domain-containing protein, whose protein sequence is MRRSKVEIIADILRSTNGTGATKTQIVYRANLNFKLATGYIRYLLKKGYLVEVVENNRRVYKATDKGQAFLREFFTIARELDDILSIENAV, encoded by the coding sequence ATGCGGCGGTCGAAAGTTGAGATAATAGCCGATATCCTCCGCTCCACCAACGGCACCGGTGCCACTAAAACCCAGATCGTCTACAGGGCCAACCTGAACTTCAAGCTTGCGACGGGATACATCAGGTACCTTCTGAAGAAGGGCTATCTCGTGGAGGTCGTCGAAAACAACAGGAGGGTCTACAAAGCCACCGACAAGGGGCAGGCCTTCCTAAGGGAGTTCTTCACGATAGCCCGCGAGCTGGATGATATACTCAGTATAGAAAACGCCGTTTAG
- a CDS encoding MarC family protein, whose amino-acid sequence MSEALSILSSALFMLIMIDPSDKILLISLLREDFHIEDIRTLIVRANLIGFLLLFLFAVSGQIILQEVFHIDINALRVAGGFVLFKIGLEALESGGMMTLKKEKNILALAAVPVATPLIAGPAAITTAITLTAEKGLYHATAAIFIAILLTALVMFVTLYVIKNVSKTTLGVFIRIIGMFTMAIGAQMMVQGVVGIYLLMTSAG is encoded by the coding sequence ATGAGCGAGGCACTCTCTATACTCAGTTCGGCGCTGTTCATGCTCATCATGATAGACCCGAGCGACAAGATACTCCTGATCAGCCTCCTCCGCGAGGACTTTCACATAGAGGACATAAGGACCCTCATCGTGAGGGCGAACCTCATAGGCTTTCTCCTGCTCTTCCTGTTCGCCGTCTCGGGCCAGATAATCCTTCAAGAGGTATTCCACATAGACATCAACGCCCTCCGCGTCGCCGGTGGCTTTGTGCTCTTCAAGATAGGTCTCGAAGCCCTCGAGAGCGGAGGCATGATGACCCTCAAAAAGGAGAAGAATATACTCGCGCTGGCCGCGGTTCCGGTGGCGACGCCGCTGATAGCGGGTCCGGCCGCGATAACGACCGCGATAACCCTGACGGCAGAGAAGGGCCTCTACCACGCCACAGCCGCGATATTTATCGCCATACTGCTGACGGCCCTCGTGATGTTCGTCACGCTGTACGTCATCAAGAACGTGAGCAAGACCACCCTCGGCGTGTTCATCAGGATAATAGGTATGTTCACGATGGCGATCGGTGCCCAGATGATGGTGCAGGGTGTCGTTGGAATATATCTGCTCATGACATCCGCTGGATAA
- the hisS gene encoding histidine--tRNA ligase codes for MKVRLEKVKGTRDLLPEEMAKRRWVFERIREVFERYNFHEVLTPTFEYTTLFQLRSGEEVVEQLYAFDDKGGRNLSLRPDMTSSVARLYVNSFQNAPKPIKWYYTANMFRYEEPQSGRYREFWQAGVELLGSDKVEADAEVIALFVESYLATGLEDFTVNIGDRVLLDEFAKMLGVEDDVGLMRLIDKKDKMSREDFIAALSDFGLDEEGIEKVLSLIEIKGKPDEVLPKAEELFTSEEAKAEIKRLYGLIELLDAYGVKEKILIDLGIARGFDYYTSIVFEAIAPNDLGIGSIGGGGRYDNLIEVFGGKPTPATGFAIGIERLIPILEWKGLIPKPKLRPDVYVIPIGKEPELKRAAIGITSSLRRAGVKADYELTGRKLRKALDYAGKLGVPYVVLVGKRDLAEGKVTIRDMESGEQRAVGKERVVEVLSELLRA; via the coding sequence ATGAAGGTCAGACTTGAGAAGGTTAAGGGAACGCGAGACTTGCTCCCGGAGGAGATGGCCAAGAGGAGATGGGTTTTCGAGAGAATCCGCGAGGTTTTCGAGCGCTATAACTTTCATGAGGTTCTCACCCCGACCTTTGAGTATACAACGCTCTTCCAACTGAGGAGCGGTGAAGAGGTCGTCGAGCAGCTCTACGCCTTCGACGACAAGGGCGGCAGGAACCTCTCGCTCCGCCCGGATATGACGTCGAGCGTGGCCCGTCTCTACGTCAACTCCTTCCAGAACGCCCCCAAGCCGATAAAGTGGTACTACACCGCCAACATGTTCAGGTATGAGGAACCACAGAGCGGCCGCTATAGGGAGTTCTGGCAGGCTGGGGTGGAGCTCCTCGGAAGCGATAAGGTGGAGGCCGATGCAGAGGTTATAGCCCTGTTCGTGGAAAGCTACCTTGCAACCGGCCTTGAAGACTTCACCGTCAACATAGGCGACCGCGTTCTGCTCGACGAGTTCGCCAAGATGCTCGGCGTCGAGGACGACGTTGGTCTCATGAGGCTCATAGACAAGAAGGACAAGATGAGCCGCGAGGACTTCATCGCCGCTCTGAGCGATTTTGGACTTGACGAGGAGGGAATCGAGAAGGTTCTCTCGCTTATCGAGATCAAGGGGAAGCCGGACGAGGTTCTTCCAAAGGCTGAGGAGCTTTTCACGAGCGAGGAGGCAAAGGCGGAAATCAAAAGGCTCTACGGGCTGATTGAGCTCCTCGACGCCTACGGCGTTAAAGAGAAAATCCTCATAGACCTCGGCATAGCGAGGGGCTTCGATTACTACACGAGCATAGTCTTCGAGGCCATAGCCCCCAACGACCTTGGCATTGGGTCGATAGGCGGCGGTGGGAGGTACGACAACCTCATAGAGGTCTTTGGAGGCAAGCCAACACCCGCGACAGGCTTTGCCATAGGCATCGAGAGGCTGATTCCAATCCTCGAGTGGAAGGGCCTCATTCCGAAGCCGAAGCTGAGACCGGACGTTTACGTGATTCCGATTGGAAAGGAGCCGGAGCTCAAAAGGGCCGCCATAGGGATAACCTCCTCCCTCAGAAGGGCCGGGGTCAAGGCCGATTACGAGCTGACCGGAAGGAAGCTGAGGAAGGCCCTCGACTACGCAGGAAAACTCGGCGTCCCGTACGTCGTCCTCGTTGGAAAGAGAGACCTCGCGGAGGGCAAAGTAACAATAAGAGACATGGAGAGCGGTGAGCAGAGGGCAGTAGGAAAGGAGAGGGTCGTTGAGGTTCTCTCCGAGCTGTTGAGAGCCTGA
- a CDS encoding signal peptidase I, whose amino-acid sequence MRVKYLVLLILLAPALLLLPSLSRLDLLVVLSGSMQPLFNPGDMVVIESVNPDSVTVGDVIAFHPPNAKDEKTLVTHRVVEVITNGSRRYFQTKGDNNEDLDPFLVPSENVVGKAVFSLPYLGYLTRHNPNRTVKLAAYILLIVIPGLVVLYGELSYLRNYSPRIERMEERLKRWRARTVEEVLPLRAAGIFLISLVALTLLFYPSLERTPAGIVNTGVLPILLLRNDVPDYVYLSPGETYDGNYELAVNSALPVMWLVRAYEVNPFIVKSLNVIISLLLTLVTFPLWVKEFPDIKSRVRRRHHGTLGV is encoded by the coding sequence ATGAGGGTAAAATACCTCGTGCTCCTAATCCTCCTTGCCCCAGCCCTCCTTCTCCTGCCCAGCCTGAGTAGGCTCGACCTCCTCGTGGTTCTCAGCGGGAGCATGCAGCCCCTCTTCAATCCCGGCGACATGGTTGTAATCGAGAGCGTGAACCCGGACTCGGTGACCGTTGGGGACGTCATAGCCTTCCATCCCCCAAATGCTAAGGACGAGAAAACGCTGGTCACCCACAGGGTCGTTGAGGTGATAACTAACGGGAGCCGCAGGTACTTCCAGACCAAGGGCGACAACAACGAGGACCTCGATCCCTTTCTAGTGCCCTCAGAAAACGTCGTGGGGAAGGCGGTTTTCTCCCTACCATACCTCGGATACCTCACGAGGCACAACCCGAACAGAACCGTCAAGCTTGCCGCGTATATCCTCCTCATAGTTATCCCCGGCCTCGTGGTGCTCTACGGTGAGCTGTCGTACCTGCGGAACTACTCACCGAGAATCGAGAGGATGGAGGAGAGGCTGAAACGCTGGCGAGCTAGGACCGTCGAGGAGGTGCTTCCCCTGAGGGCCGCTGGTATATTCCTCATCTCACTGGTGGCGTTGACCCTGTTGTTTTACCCATCGCTTGAAAGAACCCCCGCGGGCATCGTTAACACCGGTGTGCTCCCGATCCTCCTCCTCAGAAACGACGTGCCCGACTACGTCTACCTTTCTCCGGGAGAAACCTACGATGGAAACTACGAACTGGCTGTTAACTCGGCTCTCCCGGTGATGTGGCTCGTCCGTGCCTATGAGGTCAACCCTTTTATAGTTAAATCGCTAAACGTTATAATATCACTCCTGCTGACGCTCGTAACGTTTCCCCTGTGGGTCAAAGAGTTCCCGGACATAAAAAGCCGGGTAAGGAGGCGGCACCATGGAACTCTGGGAGTATAA
- a CDS encoding alanine/glycine:cation symporter family protein, whose product MSAIVDFINWLDGEVWGIPMIVLLLGTGILLTVFLKVIQFRRLGWSIKFTLFEGRKKTGKGDITPFQALMATISGTVGIGNIAGVATAIHFGGPGALFWMWITALVGMATRYSEGLLGVAFRDTLPDGTMIGGTFNFLEKGFAMENIPKTGKYIAAIFTLLFALFVGYDATKLAGATQIGAIIVAILFGILGLFLLKDDAYPTLGKVLAILFALFASIAAFGIGNMTQSNSVADALRTAFNIPMWATGLALAVLTFIVVIGGIKRIGEVAEMLVPFMAIVYFLFAIGVWIKFAGKLPSAIALIINDAFTGKAVAGGAIGQVILWGVKRGLFSNEAGLGTATLAHAAAKTDHPSRQAHVAMLGPFIDTLIICTLTGVSIVVTEAYLNPELNGAPLTQAAFAAAFGHAGEIMVAIGIVLFAYSTILAWSFYGRQNVMYLAKWLEQDPEKFAKLYPKLHLIYNLLFVVFIYIGAVTKLETVWNFSDMMNGLMAIPNLIGLLVLSWYVRKKTDEFVAANP is encoded by the coding sequence ATGAGCGCCATCGTGGACTTTATAAACTGGCTCGATGGGGAAGTCTGGGGCATACCCATGATAGTGTTGCTGTTGGGCACCGGCATTCTCCTGACAGTGTTTCTGAAAGTTATACAGTTCAGGCGCTTGGGCTGGTCCATCAAGTTCACCCTCTTCGAGGGCAGGAAGAAGACCGGCAAGGGTGACATCACCCCGTTCCAGGCGTTGATGGCAACTATCTCAGGAACCGTCGGTATCGGAAACATAGCCGGTGTCGCAACGGCAATCCACTTCGGTGGCCCCGGAGCCCTGTTCTGGATGTGGATAACCGCACTCGTGGGAATGGCCACGAGGTACTCTGAGGGACTCCTTGGAGTTGCCTTCAGGGACACCCTTCCAGACGGAACCATGATAGGAGGAACCTTCAACTTCCTCGAAAAGGGCTTTGCCATGGAGAACATACCAAAGACCGGCAAGTACATAGCGGCGATCTTCACCCTGCTCTTCGCACTCTTCGTTGGCTACGACGCCACCAAGCTGGCCGGCGCCACCCAGATAGGGGCAATAATAGTCGCGATACTCTTCGGTATCCTCGGCCTCTTCCTGCTCAAAGACGACGCCTACCCAACGCTTGGAAAGGTGCTGGCGATACTGTTCGCACTCTTCGCATCCATAGCGGCCTTCGGAATAGGTAACATGACCCAGTCGAACTCCGTTGCCGATGCACTGAGGACGGCCTTCAACATCCCGATGTGGGCCACGGGACTAGCCCTGGCTGTCCTGACCTTCATAGTCGTCATAGGCGGTATCAAGAGGATCGGTGAAGTCGCAGAGATGCTCGTGCCGTTCATGGCAATAGTATACTTCCTCTTCGCCATAGGCGTCTGGATAAAGTTCGCAGGAAAGCTCCCGAGTGCTATCGCCCTTATCATCAACGACGCCTTCACCGGAAAGGCCGTGGCCGGCGGTGCGATCGGTCAGGTCATCCTCTGGGGTGTCAAGAGGGGTCTGTTCTCCAACGAGGCAGGTCTCGGTACGGCAACGCTCGCCCATGCGGCAGCTAAGACCGACCACCCCTCAAGGCAGGCCCACGTCGCAATGCTCGGTCCGTTCATCGACACCCTGATCATCTGTACCCTCACCGGTGTCTCGATAGTCGTCACGGAGGCCTACCTCAACCCCGAGCTCAACGGTGCGCCGCTCACCCAGGCGGCCTTCGCGGCTGCCTTCGGCCATGCTGGCGAGATAATGGTCGCAATAGGCATCGTCCTCTTCGCCTACTCGACGATACTCGCCTGGTCCTTCTACGGCAGGCAGAACGTCATGTACCTCGCCAAGTGGCTCGAGCAGGACCCGGAGAAATTCGCCAAGCTCTATCCAAAGTTGCACCTCATCTACAACCTGCTCTTCGTCGTCTTCATTTACATCGGCGCCGTGACCAAGCTGGAAACCGTTTGGAACTTCTCGGACATGATGAACGGACTCATGGCAATACCGAACCTGATAGGTCTGCTCGTTCTCTCCTGGTACGTCAGGAAGAAGACGGACGAGTTCGTCGCGGCCAATCCGTGA
- a CDS encoding SipW-dependent-type signal peptide-containing protein, which yields MRSIAVTFLLIGLLVAGMGYGTWAVYHDEETSTGNYVQAGTLDLVLTDNTSSADGQWNIWGGYPGQPGLTQGDGEIRIYNVGTIPAGNVRIWFTFECHEDDNGNPNDGYNPGPESDTNLTGVGSWLKEIKVTEMRYSENNGRPNINIVYDNGNSWDSTYIQDLDGDDRITLYDLSLQEITGLYAPYPNGNPDSNSGYTAFEMSFRIIDTGSEQNYWQGDVCIMTVHVKLEQET from the coding sequence ATGCGGAGCATTGCAGTAACTTTCCTCCTCATCGGCCTGCTGGTTGCAGGGATGGGCTACGGTACATGGGCAGTCTATCACGACGAAGAGACCAGTACGGGAAACTACGTGCAGGCTGGAACTCTTGACTTGGTATTGACTGATAATACATCCTCCGCTGATGGACAATGGAACATTTGGGGGGGTTACCCAGGACAACCAGGATTGACTCAGGGAGATGGGGAAATACGTATCTACAACGTTGGAACCATTCCGGCAGGAAACGTCAGGATATGGTTCACCTTTGAGTGCCACGAGGACGACAATGGGAATCCAAACGATGGCTACAACCCTGGTCCTGAGTCTGACACGAATCTTACTGGGGTCGGATCGTGGCTCAAAGAAATAAAAGTTACTGAGATGAGATATAGTGAAAACAACGGCAGACCAAATATTAACATAGTGTATGACAATGGGAACTCTTGGGACAGTACGTATATACAGGATTTAGACGGTGATGACAGAATAACACTTTACGACCTCTCCCTTCAGGAGATTACTGGGTTATATGCTCCATACCCTAACGGCAATCCCGATAGCAACTCCGGATATACAGCATTTGAAATGAGCTTTAGGATCATTGACACAGGATCAGAGCAGAACTATTGGCAGGGTGATGTCTGCATAATGACAGTCCATGTGAAACTGGAGCAGGAAACATAA
- a CDS encoding acetyl ornithine aminotransferase family protein, which produces MTSEYPKIVVKPPGPKAKELIEREGRVISPGLGVKLFPVVPERGYGALIEDVDGNVFIDFLAGAAAASTGYAHPKLVREVQEQVEKIQHSMIGYTYSKRAIEVAEILAEKAPVEEPLILFGMSGSDAMDLTMQVARFATRRPWMIAFIGAYHGQTYGATSIAAFQSSQKRGLSPLIPNVVWVPYPNPYRNVWGINGYDEPDELINRFLDYLEGYIFAHVLPPDEAAVLIAEPIQGDGGIVVPPENFFVELKKLLDEHGILLAMDEVQTGMGRTGKWFASEWFGVEPDLLAFGKGVASGMGLSGVIGKGELMKGLTSGSALLTPAANPVISAAAYATLRIIEEENLLQNALRVGGFIQKRLREMQEEYEVIGDVRGKGLMIGAEIVKPDGKPDPELTGKVCWRAFELGLILPSYGMFGNVVRITPPLVITEELAEKGLEIMERALKDAIAGRVTHRVVTWH; this is translated from the coding sequence ATGACTTCTGAGTATCCAAAAATCGTGGTTAAGCCTCCAGGACCAAAAGCGAAGGAGCTCATCGAAAGAGAAGGGAGGGTTATCTCGCCCGGCCTGGGGGTCAAGCTTTTCCCGGTGGTTCCGGAGAGGGGATACGGTGCGCTGATAGAGGACGTTGACGGAAACGTCTTCATAGACTTCCTCGCCGGCGCCGCGGCCGCCTCGACCGGCTATGCGCATCCTAAGCTCGTGAGGGAGGTCCAGGAGCAGGTGGAGAAGATACAGCACTCGATGATAGGCTACACCTACAGCAAGAGGGCCATAGAGGTCGCCGAGATACTCGCGGAGAAAGCCCCCGTGGAAGAGCCGCTGATACTCTTCGGCATGAGCGGGAGCGACGCGATGGACTTGACCATGCAGGTGGCGAGGTTCGCCACGAGAAGGCCCTGGATGATAGCGTTCATCGGCGCCTACCACGGTCAGACCTACGGCGCCACTTCAATAGCAGCCTTCCAGAGCTCCCAGAAGCGCGGTCTGTCCCCTCTGATTCCCAACGTCGTGTGGGTACCATATCCGAACCCGTACAGGAACGTTTGGGGGATAAACGGCTACGACGAGCCGGACGAACTGATAAACCGCTTCCTCGACTACCTCGAGGGCTACATCTTCGCCCACGTGCTCCCCCCCGACGAGGCCGCCGTCCTCATAGCCGAGCCCATCCAGGGCGATGGGGGAATAGTTGTTCCGCCGGAGAACTTCTTCGTCGAGCTCAAAAAGCTCCTCGACGAGCATGGAATACTCCTGGCGATGGATGAGGTGCAGACCGGGATGGGGCGGACAGGGAAGTGGTTCGCCAGCGAATGGTTCGGCGTTGAGCCGGATCTCCTAGCGTTCGGCAAGGGCGTCGCCAGCGGCATGGGGCTGAGCGGTGTTATTGGGAAAGGAGAGCTGATGAAAGGCCTGACGAGCGGCTCCGCGCTCCTAACCCCCGCCGCGAACCCGGTGATCTCGGCAGCTGCATATGCGACGCTGAGGATAATCGAGGAGGAGAACCTCCTCCAAAACGCCCTGCGCGTCGGGGGGTTCATTCAGAAACGCCTGCGGGAGATGCAGGAGGAATACGAGGTAATCGGAGACGTTCGCGGAAAGGGTTTGATGATAGGGGCGGAGATAGTCAAACCCGACGGAAAGCCGGACCCGGAGCTGACCGGGAAGGTGTGCTGGCGCGCCTTCGAACTCGGTCTCATCCTGCCCAGCTACGGCATGTTCGGAAACGTGGTCAGGATAACGCCGCCCCTTGTGATAACCGAGGAGCTCGCTGAAAAGGGTCTAGAGATAATGGAGCGGGCTTTGAAGGACGCCATCGCCGGAAGGGTCACCCACAGGGTCGTGACGTGGCATTAA
- a CDS encoding DUF5305 family protein, with protein sequence MELWEYNLLSMVKRRWIPLTVIFLLLTAGFGYAYGTTPTTVTTKATVAKTLYRWSGWIGGTGVVSRPNQIWDVGKRVELPIYPVSIMPVAEIALGFNVSGKDVNLEFEREMRVVYYISYDKERVIEKTYLSVSNSSTGGSFTDHLLLNVSDVFTRIEIARNILKLPRESTGVEIIGKIRYSGTVDGKPVKGSQEFKGSISFPYEGFYKIEGDSRNGTQTFTKTVTETRAVNQRKRALFLSLSVLFGVLAAATVFIGRKFDPGAYSVEELTAERERKKLAKWISSGKLPKSLPAKRIELASLTDLVEAAIDMNKRVIHDAEKGVYFFLNEGVLYYFQEKTSEGEK encoded by the coding sequence ATGGAACTCTGGGAGTATAATCTGCTCTCCATGGTAAAAAGGCGCTGGATTCCTCTAACAGTAATCTTCCTGCTTCTGACGGCTGGTTTTGGCTACGCCTACGGCACGACCCCCACGACGGTCACCACGAAGGCCACCGTTGCAAAGACCCTGTACCGTTGGTCCGGCTGGATTGGTGGAACGGGCGTTGTGAGCAGGCCGAACCAGATATGGGACGTTGGAAAAAGGGTGGAGCTTCCGATATACCCCGTTTCCATAATGCCTGTGGCGGAGATTGCGTTGGGCTTCAACGTGAGCGGAAAGGACGTTAACCTCGAGTTTGAGCGGGAGATGAGGGTCGTTTACTACATCTCCTACGACAAGGAGAGGGTGATTGAGAAAACCTACCTCTCGGTCTCCAACTCCTCGACAGGAGGTTCCTTTACCGATCACCTGCTTTTGAACGTCAGCGACGTTTTCACCCGCATAGAGATTGCCAGAAACATCCTGAAGCTTCCGAGGGAGAGCACCGGTGTTGAGATCATCGGAAAAATCAGGTACTCGGGCACGGTTGACGGAAAGCCGGTGAAGGGATCTCAGGAGTTCAAGGGGAGCATAAGCTTCCCCTACGAGGGCTTCTATAAAATCGAGGGTGATTCGAGGAACGGTACCCAGACGTTCACAAAGACCGTTACGGAGACCCGGGCTGTGAATCAGAGGAAGCGTGCCCTGTTCCTGTCACTGTCAGTACTCTTCGGAGTTCTCGCAGCCGCCACAGTCTTCATCGGCCGGAAGTTCGACCCCGGTGCGTACAGCGTGGAGGAGCTTACGGCCGAGCGGGAGCGGAAAAAGCTCGCCAAGTGGATAAGCTCCGGAAAGCTCCCCAAGAGCCTCCCCGCTAAGAGGATAGAGCTGGCCTCGCTTACCGACCTCGTTGAGGCGGCCATAGACATGAACAAGAGGGTCATCCACGACGCCGAAAAGGGCGTGTACTTTTTCCTGAACGAGGGGGTGCTCTACTACTTCCAGGAAAAGACCTCCGAAGGGGAGAAATGA
- a CDS encoding TasA family protein: MKMLASLVLVGIVLFGIGAGTWAQFTDTETSTDNYIAAGTLDLVVGGENPLSTSLNYTDEFGYVYPGWEDSTWFYVKNDGSIDGKLYLDISYSDSPGLTPEPEQEYYAEHGGSDVGELSQYLYVEIYYSDDTNFDASKLVWNGYVSEWPGEKELGELPAGEIRYIKVKASIDSDVGNIIQGDSLTVNVTFTLKQDT, encoded by the coding sequence ATGAAGATGTTGGCAAGTTTGGTTTTGGTAGGGATTGTTCTGTTTGGCATTGGAGCAGGAACCTGGGCGCAGTTCACCGACACCGAGACAAGTACTGACAACTACATTGCAGCTGGAACCCTTGATTTGGTAGTGGGTGGAGAGAACCCATTATCCACGAGCCTCAACTACACGGACGAGTTTGGCTATGTGTACCCAGGTTGGGAAGACTCTACTTGGTTCTACGTTAAAAACGATGGAAGTATAGACGGTAAGCTATACCTCGATATAAGTTATAGTGACTCACCAGGATTGACCCCAGAGCCAGAGCAGGAATACTATGCCGAACATGGGGGTAGTGATGTAGGAGAACTCTCTCAATATCTCTATGTTGAGATATACTACAGCGACGACACGAACTTTGATGCTTCCAAGCTCGTCTGGAATGGCTATGTTAGCGAATGGCCTGGAGAGAAGGAGCTTGGGGAGCTACCAGCAGGGGAGATTAGGTACATCAAAGTTAAGGCTTCAATAGACAGCGACGTCGGGAACATAATCCAGGGAGACAGCCTTACCGTTAACGTCACCTTCACTCTAAAGCAGGACACTTGA
- a CDS encoding phospholipase D-like domain-containing protein: MLLIVFLVLSAGCLGGTQTAVTHTQNHTIALTETTTRTVTETYTQTVTVENKTTLEELNKTLSECSERLSDLNRTLSEREAELADIKAKYASCLLQLALDNESRNGAEFKLLTDREYYDEVLRAIEEASDSIYVMMFSMKYDPDDSFDWANDLIRALVAAKNRGVDVHVLLEDGIESNEEAYSYLRSHGVDVSFDSPETTLHAKVIVIDGRLVFLGSHNWSESALYWNHEVSLMIASEELAERLIEYFESIR; the protein is encoded by the coding sequence GTGTTGCTCATTGTTTTCCTGGTTCTATCCGCGGGCTGCCTCGGTGGAACCCAAACGGCAGTCACCCACACCCAGAACCACACCATCGCGCTAACGGAGACCACAACCAGGACCGTGACCGAGACTTACACGCAGACGGTAACGGTGGAAAACAAGACGACCCTCGAAGAGCTGAACAAAACCCTGTCGGAATGCTCCGAACGACTATCCGACTTGAACCGGACTCTAAGCGAGAGAGAGGCGGAACTTGCAGACATAAAAGCCAAGTACGCGTCCTGTCTGCTTCAGCTGGCGCTGGATAACGAATCGAGAAACGGAGCAGAGTTCAAGCTTCTCACGGATCGCGAGTACTACGATGAAGTCCTGAGAGCGATAGAAGAGGCAAGCGACAGCATATACGTCATGATGTTCTCCATGAAATACGACCCGGACGACAGTTTTGATTGGGCGAATGATCTCATACGGGCACTCGTTGCCGCAAAGAACAGAGGTGTGGACGTCCACGTACTGCTGGAAGACGGTATAGAGAGCAACGAAGAGGCGTACAGCTACCTGCGCTCTCACGGCGTCGACGTTTCCTTTGACTCCCCCGAAACGACTCTCCACGCGAAGGTTATCGTAATCGACGGAAGGCTGGTCTTCCTCGGGAGCCACAACTGGAGCGAGAGTGCACTATACTGGAACCACGAGGTCAGCCTGATGATTGCCTCGGAGGAGCTGGCTGAGAGACTCATCGAATACTTCGAGAGCATCCGCTAA
- a CDS encoding cation:proton antiporter, translating into MEILLLMALMLATAKLVGYIFERIGQPVVLGQIFGGLIIGIFFDTNPIIGQFANLGVLLLLFIAGLESELEEFKRVGRQSMVVAGIGVLMAFIFGFSVAYFFVPLHEAVLYGAMMTPTSVSITVKVLMELRRLNTREGTTILAAAVVDDVLGILILTVAISMIKGGEVNYASLAEVLISVSFLLFFFLYFGPSLADRAFKLISRIDLPEAETAFALVFLIAFAYLAEHLNLASILGAYLTGLALGQSTKKKGIMDHMNVLGYSLFIPLFFVEVGMRIELGYILHAGLFAVLYTVAAITSKILGCGAGARMVGFDWNSSLKIGVGMVPRLGVELAMLAVAMASGIIGPDALTVAILMVFVTTVITPPLLKWLYSR; encoded by the coding sequence AACGGCGAAACTGGTCGGATACATATTCGAGCGCATCGGTCAGCCCGTGGTTCTCGGCCAGATATTCGGGGGGCTCATTATAGGCATATTCTTTGACACCAACCCGATCATCGGGCAGTTCGCTAACCTCGGCGTTCTGTTGCTCCTCTTCATAGCGGGCCTCGAGAGCGAGCTGGAGGAGTTCAAGCGCGTTGGGCGTCAGAGCATGGTTGTGGCAGGCATCGGGGTTCTGATGGCTTTCATCTTCGGATTCTCCGTTGCCTACTTTTTCGTCCCCCTTCACGAGGCCGTCCTCTACGGCGCCATGATGACCCCGACGAGCGTCAGCATAACGGTGAAGGTGCTCATGGAACTGAGGAGGCTGAACACCCGGGAGGGGACGACGATTCTCGCCGCCGCTGTGGTTGACGACGTTCTTGGAATCCTAATCTTAACCGTGGCCATCTCGATGATAAAGGGTGGGGAGGTCAACTACGCGAGCCTCGCGGAGGTTCTTATTTCCGTTTCCTTCCTTCTCTTCTTCTTCCTGTACTTTGGACCTAGCCTTGCGGACAGGGCGTTCAAGCTGATCTCCCGCATTGACCTCCCGGAGGCGGAGACGGCATTCGCCCTCGTCTTTCTGATAGCCTTCGCCTACCTCGCCGAGCACCTGAACCTCGCCTCAATCCTTGGAGCCTACCTGACCGGTCTCGCCCTCGGCCAGAGCACCAAAAAGAAGGGCATAATGGATCACATGAACGTCCTCGGTTACTCGCTCTTCATACCGCTCTTCTTCGTTGAGGTGGGGATGAGGATTGAGCTGGGCTACATACTTCACGCCGGCCTCTTCGCAGTCCTGTACACCGTGGCGGCGATAACGAGCAAAATCCTCGGATGCGGCGCCGGTGCCAGGATGGTCGGCTTCGACTGGAACTCCTCCCTCAAGATTGGCGTTGGAATGGTGCCCCGCCTGGGTGTGGAGCTCGCCATGCTCGCCGTCGCCATGGCCAGCGGGATAATAGGGCCGGATGCGCTCACCGTGGCAATTCTCATGGTCTTCGTGACGACTGTAATAACGCCGCCGCTCCTCAAGTGGCTCTACTCCAGATGA